The Anaerolineales bacterium genome contains a region encoding:
- a CDS encoding META domain-containing protein — translation PTATPAPPFDGAAYDLSQVMNPSLGQMQPVLAGTQIDLRLYPNLTFEGSSGCNTYRGEYQLQGSAIRLSVGPVTQLFCAAAGVMEQEAAYLAWLGSASQYRYESPSLYLLAPGETQDQVVLEYARR, via the coding sequence ACCAACCGCAACCCCTGCGCCTCCCTTCGATGGCGCGGCCTACGACCTCTCGCAGGTGATGAACCCCAGCCTGGGGCAGATGCAGCCGGTCCTTGCGGGAACGCAGATCGACCTGCGCCTGTATCCGAACCTGACCTTCGAGGGTTCGTCCGGCTGCAACACCTACCGCGGCGAGTACCAGCTGCAAGGAAGCGCGATCCGGCTGAGCGTCGGACCGGTCACTCAACTGTTCTGTGCTGCGGCCGGCGTGATGGAGCAGGAGGCGGCCTACCTCGCCTGGTTGGGGAGTGCTTCTCAGTATCGGTACGAGAGCCCCAGCCTGTACCTGCTGGCGCCCGGTGAGACGCAAGATCAGGTCGTGCTGGAGTATGCCCGCCGCTGA